From Candidatus Dormiibacterota bacterium, a single genomic window includes:
- the trpA gene encoding tryptophan synthase subunit alpha, with product MSAASNLRLEHALRSRKPAFIPYLMAGDPDIASTEAIARGLAQVGAVALELGVPYGDPLADGPTIAAAGQRALASGTRVRDVLALVQRLSDAIPVVLFTYFNPVCAYGLDLFAADAASAGAAGVIIPDITLEELDEVQPAFERRGLAMPLLVAPTTPAQRATRIAQRATGFVYIVSRLGVTGAAAAPSVEPLRVQTTLLRAVTRTPLAVGFGISTRAHVDTIASLVDGFIVGSALIDAYAGTTGEEATARAQAFALELVRAS from the coding sequence GTGAGTGCAGCGTCGAACCTGCGCCTGGAACACGCGCTGCGCTCGCGCAAGCCCGCGTTCATTCCCTACCTCATGGCGGGCGATCCAGATATTGCAAGCACCGAGGCGATCGCTCGCGGGCTCGCGCAGGTGGGAGCCGTAGCGCTCGAGCTGGGCGTACCATACGGCGATCCGCTCGCCGACGGACCGACAATCGCCGCGGCCGGACAGCGGGCCCTCGCGAGCGGAACTCGAGTCCGTGACGTCTTGGCGCTCGTGCAGCGGTTGAGCGATGCGATCCCCGTCGTGCTCTTCACGTACTTCAACCCGGTGTGCGCGTACGGCCTCGACCTGTTCGCTGCAGATGCGGCGAGCGCCGGCGCGGCCGGCGTCATCATTCCGGATATTACGCTCGAGGAGCTCGACGAGGTGCAACCGGCGTTCGAGCGGCGCGGGCTTGCCATGCCGCTACTCGTCGCTCCGACGACGCCCGCGCAGCGCGCGACGAGGATCGCGCAGCGCGCGACGGGCTTCGTCTACATCGTTTCTCGCCTGGGCGTCACAGGTGCAGCCGCGGCACCGAGCGTGGAACCGCTGCGCGTGCAGACCACGTTGCTTCGTGCGGTGACGCGCACGCCGCTTGCGGTGGGCTTCGGCATCAGTACGCGCGCGCACGTCGATACGATCGCATCGCTTGTAGACGGCTTCATCGTCGGCAGCGCGTTGATCGACGCCTACGCGGGAACGACGGGAGAGGAGGCCACTGCACGCGCGCAGGCGTTTGCACTGGAACTCGTCCGCGCCTCGTAA
- the pruA gene encoding L-glutamate gamma-semialdehyde dehydrogenase: MTTTTVRTLPFENERIKTFTDAGEIAAMEAALAEVKHGFGRFYPLVIDGQRVETGKHIRSLNPAAPSEIVGEAASASAEDAQRAVDAAERAFSSWRRVPAQRRAGVLFKSAALLRERRFLYDALLVYEVGKSWPEADADVAEGIDFLEFYGREMLRYAQPQPVTPISGERNELVYIPLGVGVVIPPWNFAAAIMIGMTSAAVVAGNTVVLKPSSDAAIVAAWFVDLMQEAGLPAGVLNYLPGSGSEIGDLVVAHPKVRFISFTGSKEVGLHINDLAAKPQKGQRWIKRVVAEMGGKDAIIVAADADLDAAVEGVAASAFGFQGQKCSACSRAIVEEPVYDAFLEKLKARVAKIAVGDPWEHSTVMGPVINAQALESISRYIEVGKREGRLIAGGGRAQGAEGYFLEPTVIADVAPDATIAQEEIFGPVLAVIKAKDFDEAMAIANGTEFGLTGSVYTSDEKKIERARDEFFVGNLYFNRKSTGAMVGAHPFGGFNMSGTDSKAGGRDYLLLYLQAKTMSRKL, encoded by the coding sequence ATGACGACGACGACGGTGCGCACGCTCCCGTTCGAGAACGAACGGATCAAAACGTTTACCGACGCAGGAGAGATCGCTGCAATGGAGGCGGCTCTAGCCGAGGTGAAGCATGGTTTCGGCCGGTTCTATCCGCTGGTCATCGACGGCCAGCGCGTCGAGACGGGCAAGCACATTCGTTCGCTTAATCCCGCAGCTCCGAGCGAGATCGTTGGAGAGGCGGCGTCCGCGTCCGCGGAGGACGCGCAACGCGCAGTAGACGCCGCGGAGCGCGCGTTCTCGAGCTGGAGGCGCGTGCCGGCGCAGCGGCGAGCGGGCGTACTCTTCAAAAGCGCGGCGCTGTTGCGCGAGCGACGCTTCCTCTACGATGCGCTGCTCGTGTACGAAGTCGGAAAGAGCTGGCCGGAGGCCGATGCGGACGTCGCCGAGGGGATCGATTTTCTAGAGTTCTACGGTCGCGAGATGCTGCGCTACGCGCAACCGCAGCCGGTGACGCCCATCTCAGGCGAACGCAACGAGCTCGTCTACATTCCGCTTGGCGTCGGCGTCGTGATTCCGCCATGGAACTTCGCCGCTGCGATCATGATCGGAATGACCTCGGCGGCAGTCGTCGCCGGCAACACGGTCGTGCTCAAACCTTCGAGCGATGCGGCCATCGTTGCAGCGTGGTTCGTCGACCTCATGCAGGAGGCCGGCCTTCCCGCCGGCGTTTTGAACTATCTGCCGGGCTCAGGAAGCGAGATCGGGGATCTCGTCGTCGCTCATCCCAAGGTACGCTTCATCTCGTTCACGGGCTCGAAAGAAGTGGGGCTGCACATCAACGATTTGGCGGCGAAGCCGCAAAAAGGTCAGCGCTGGATCAAGCGCGTCGTCGCGGAAATGGGCGGCAAGGACGCCATCATCGTGGCGGCCGACGCCGATCTCGACGCGGCAGTCGAAGGCGTTGCAGCGTCGGCGTTCGGCTTCCAGGGGCAGAAGTGTTCGGCATGCTCGCGCGCGATCGTCGAGGAACCCGTGTACGACGCATTCCTCGAGAAGCTGAAAGCACGCGTCGCGAAGATCGCAGTCGGCGACCCGTGGGAGCATAGCACCGTCATGGGCCCGGTCATCAACGCACAAGCATTGGAATCGATCTCGCGCTACATCGAGGTGGGAAAGCGCGAGGGACGCCTCATCGCAGGAGGGGGGCGCGCCCAAGGCGCGGAGGGCTACTTTCTCGAGCCGACGGTCATCGCGGACGTCGCGCCCGACGCGACAATCGCACAGGAAGAGATCTTCGGCCCGGTTCTCGCCGTGATCAAAGCGAAGGACTTCGACGAAGCGATGGCCATCGCCAACGGCACCGAGTTCGGCCTCACGGGTTCGGTGTATACGAGCGACGAGAAGAAGATCGAGCGCGCTCGCGACGAGTTCTTCGTCGGGAACCTCTACTTCAACCGCAAGAGTACCGGGGCGATGGTCGGCGCGCATCCGTTCGGCGGCTTCAATATGTCGGGGACCGACAGCAAGGCAGGCGGTCGCGACTACCTCCTGCTCTATCTCCAGGCGAAGACGATGTCGCGCAAGCTCTGA